A genomic region of Arcobacter sp. CECT 8983 contains the following coding sequences:
- a CDS encoding fumarate hydratase, which yields DSIADACQYISFYHPEDFVKGMVEAYEKEESEAAKNAIGQILINSKMCAMGHRPLCQDTGSVNIFIKVGLKADLDISRDLEDVLNEGVAKGYTDPDNTLRYSVVSDPAGERKNTKNNTPAVIHYSVDNSDKIEITVAAKGGGSENKSKFTVLNPSDDIYTWVMDNVAQMGAGWCPPGILGIGIGGNPEKSMLLAKEALMGHVDIHELKERGPQNAVEELRLRLYEDINKIGIGAQGLGGITTVLDVKILDYPCHAASLPVAMIPNCAATRHIHFELDGNGAAKFNKPDLDLWPDIELPMDTIKRVNIEDLTKENLSQFKSGDTLLLSGKILTARDAAHKKIVEYKNANKPLPNGVDLKDRFIYYVGPVDPVRDEKVGPAGPTTSTRMDKFTKDMMEIGIMGMIGKAERKQPTIDLIKEYKSMYLIATGGAAYLISQSIKDAKVLAFEEMGMEAIYEFEVKDMPVTVAVDTEGTSIHTTGPAKWRAI from the coding sequence GATAGTATAGCAGATGCCTGTCAATATATCTCTTTTTACCATCCAGAAGATTTTGTAAAAGGAATGGTAGAAGCATACGAAAAAGAGGAGTCAGAAGCAGCAAAAAATGCAATAGGACAAATTTTAATAAACTCAAAAATGTGTGCAATGGGACATAGACCATTATGTCAAGATACAGGGAGCGTAAATATTTTCATCAAAGTTGGTTTAAAAGCTGATTTAGATATTTCAAGAGATTTAGAAGATGTATTAAATGAAGGTGTAGCAAAAGGTTATACAGACCCAGATAATACATTAAGATATTCTGTTGTATCTGACCCAGCAGGTGAAAGAAAAAATACTAAAAATAATACTCCAGCAGTAATTCACTATAGTGTAGATAACTCAGATAAAATAGAGATTACAGTAGCAGCAAAAGGTGGAGGAAGTGAAAATAAATCTAAATTCACTGTATTAAACCCATCAGATGATATCTATACTTGGGTTATGGATAATGTAGCACAAATGGGAGCTGGATGGTGTCCTCCAGGAATCTTAGGTATTGGTATTGGTGGAAATCCAGAAAAGTCAATGCTTTTAGCAAAAGAAGCTTTAATGGGTCATGTTGATATTCATGAACTTAAAGAAAGAGGTCCACAAAATGCAGTTGAAGAGTTAAGACTAAGACTGTATGAAGATATCAATAAAATTGGTATTGGTGCACAAGGACTTGGTGGTATCACTACTGTATTAGATGTAAAAATCTTAGACTACCCATGTCATGCAGCTTCACTTCCTGTAGCTATGATTCCTAACTGTGCAGCTACTAGACATATTCATTTTGAATTAGATGGAAATGGAGCAGCTAAATTTAATAAACCTGATTTAGACCTTTGGCCAGATATTGAATTACCAATGGATACAATCAAAAGAGTAAATATTGAAGATTTAACAAAAGAAAACCTATCTCAATTTAAATCAGGAGATACTCTACTTCTATCTGGAAAAATCTTAACTGCAAGGGATGCAGCACATAAGAAAATAGTTGAATATAAAAATGCTAATAAACCACTTCCAAATGGAGTTGACTTAAAAGATAGATTTATTTATTATGTTGGACCAGTTGATCCTGTACGTGATGAGAAAGTTGGACCTGCAGGACCAACTACATCTACAAGAATGGATAAATTTACTAAAGATATGATGGAAATAGGAATCATGGGAATGATTGGTAAGGCTGAAAGAAAGCAACCAACAATTGATTTAATCAAAGAGTATAAATCAATGTATTTAATAGCAACTGGTGGAGCTGCTTATTTAATTTCTCAATCTATCAAAGATGCAAAAGTATTAGCATTTGAAGAGATGGGA